From the bacterium genome, one window contains:
- a CDS encoding T9SS type A sorting domain-containing protein yields the protein MRRNYILFIIFSVIAGNCFAKYVGWTVYNTSNSGLPDNNVWAIATEGSNVWVGTEYCGLAKFDGTNWTVFNQSNSSLPNNAVGALGLEGTTGDIWIGTGDMEGYGGLAKYNGTSWTVYKTSNSELPANYVYALWIEGTTGAKWIGTWGGGLAKLDGTNWTVFNESNSGLPDNHINALEGEGTTGNIWIGTNGNGIAKFDGTNWSTFNTSNSGLPNNYVNALGVEGTTGDIWIGTRGGLAKFDGTNWTVYDTSNSDLPHNNVYALGIDGSDKWIGTKGGGLAKFDGTNWTVYNTSNSELPDNNVAVLRIKGGNIWVGTSTGGGLAVYTTTGVEEKSNLDFGLGIADLRIGKNPFVKSTVINYELQKRDKVSLKIYDLMGRCVKTLIDGEKEAGSYSVKLDGKGLTNGIYFVKLKTGNYKETRKLILMK from the coding sequence ATGAGAAGAAATTATATATTATTTATTATTTTTAGTGTGATTGCGGGGAATTGTTTTGCTAAATACGTAGGATGGACAGTCTACAACACCTCGAATTCCGGTTTGCCTGATAACAATGTATGGGCTATTGCAACGGAAGGAAGTAATGTATGGGTTGGCACTGAGTATTGCGGCCTTGCGAAATTCGATGGCACAAACTGGACTGTGTTCAACCAATCAAATTCCAGTTTGCCTAATAACGCTGTCGGCGCTCTTGGGTTAGAAGGAACGACCGGCGACATTTGGATTGGTACCGGTGATATGGAAGGTTATGGTGGACTAGCTAAGTACAACGGGACTAGCTGGACTGTGTATAAAACCTCAAACTCAGAGTTGCCGGCCAACTATGTTTACGCACTTTGGATAGAAGGTACAACTGGCGCTAAATGGATTGGGACCTGGGGTGGTGGTCTTGCGAAGCTTGACGGTACTAACTGGACAGTGTTCAATGAATCAAATTCAGGTTTACCTGACAATCATATTAATGCTCTTGAGGGAGAAGGAACAACTGGCAATATCTGGATTGGCACTAATGGCAATGGTATTGCAAAGTTTGACGGAACGAATTGGAGTACGTTCAACACCTCAAATTCGGGTTTGCCGAATAACTATGTAAATGCTCTTGGGGTAGAAGGGACGACTGGCGACATCTGGATTGGCACTCGTGGGGGACTTGCGAAGTTTGACGGGACAAACTGGACAGTGTATGACACTTCAAATTCCGATTTGCCCCATAACAATGTTTATGCTCTCGGGATAGACGGGAGTGACAAATGGATTGGCACTAAAGGTGGGGGACTTGCGAAGTTTGACGGGACAAACTGGACCGTGTATAACACTTCAAATTCAGAATTGCCTGATAACAATGTTGCTGTCCTTAGAATAAAAGGTGGTAATATCTGGGTTGGCACTTCTACCGGTGGCGGGTTGGCGGTATATACTACGACAGGGGTAGAGGAGAAATCAAATTTGGATTTTGGATTGGGGATTGCGGATTTAAGAATAGGGAAAAACCCGTTTGTGAAGTCAACGGTTATTAATTACGAATTACAGAAAAGAGATAAAGTGTCATTGAAGATTTATGATTTAATGGGAAGATGCGTGAAGACGTTGATTGATGGGGAAAAGGAAGCGGGGAGCTATAGTGTAAAATTGGATGGGAAAGGACTGACAAATGGAATTTATTTTGTGAAATTAAAAACGGGGAATTATAAAGAAACAAGAAAACTAATATTAATGAAATAA